AATTAATTGgggtaagtgtcatactcaatGAAGGTTaccccaaaatgtgatcgttctgcaaaatttgagcaagaacagtgcagtgatgagtgcaaaaccttGTTTCGAACGGGcgcagcgaaattattcagcaccctgtataagtttgacgtacatatcacggctaaccttatgctcgGCTACCTTAACCgactgttgaacttgtaccttgaactTCTATATACCACGTAAATCAAAAGAGTATTATTGTCATCTGTTCCAAACAGCTCAAGTTCAAGATCACGAGTTGatgagggcagtaactgcaatgtattgttgTAGCCCTTTCACTATCTCATGGCTGTATTAAGTGCTCTTATGCTAAATGTACCAATAACTGTACCatgctttccttttgttttgacctaatattgtgttGCATTAGtacggttcttttttctcgtaaTATTGCAACAActaacattggataagtaggaatgacattgtgttgtacctaatccttgtacctgtgaccacaatcctctgtaacaaaaaaaccctgatggtaaatatagtgtcccagctgttatgtaacaagctttataaatacacagataattttacacaaataaaaccaagtgcatgttattcggagtccagttgagaaatggccagtaatttatGAGGCCTTGGCGcctaattagttatagctaactcttataatttagtcatctatctgttTGGGTGTTGATAaggaagttgtatgatatattagagtgacatgcttctagcaaggtccacatcatgtttatttttctcgtggagagaagcctgcaagtatgaaaactgccatgcgtcaatgcacccgtgtgcaaaaggttgctgtgccatccaaAAGTCTCAGCGGGGAAGGTTaactgttcttctttctggggttttacgtgccaaaaccagttctgattatgaggcacgcgggaaCGTAAACTGCTCGTCGCAGGCTAACCACTCGGAGCAgtgcatttcttttatgttggTATTTGATAATATCggggagctgttggtgcattgtgtaaagaatatttaAGTTATTAtcaatgacagggccagcttgcttacccactaagacaatttcagggccctgcaattccatgcacattatctttttcaaatttcatggggtTGGGGGTTCATTGCtggaaaaaataagcacacaatgtgttCCTCGCTGGAAACGGCTTCTTTTGGTGTCGCTTATGATGCTCAActcccaaattaacatcttgacaattagaacaaataaaaagttggctcattactttgttttgctacttggatgacgtgcacCATGAATACTAGCGctttttcaaccaaactccaaagaacatgcactttgttttgtttgtgtagactgaacagtaatttactcatgcagaagtacttttctatttagtgtccctttaagaccacggtggtcaggaccaacagagttcgtttgccccccccccccccttccctttttgtgtatgatgcactctggtatagctgttgaaaatgttgcaattattgttgacaagcCCCATTGTTGCATAATTTTCCCCCGCcttgcttgcattgcctaaatctgtaaaattagcaatggcttgaatgttaacagcactcttgtcattttatggctgatatcttgcaggtATAAAACTGccttagaaggttgcatagtttgttaaacatctgactttaaaaactgtgcaccaagaggcttgcaccttttggccagtttgaatgttgccatcccaagttataccaaatgcaatctgcatttttgcgTTGAAAGGGGcttgtaataataaatgattcattgtttattgagatttgcaggtgcttgactgtctcTGATGTGTCATAACACTGACTGTTGGTGGCCGGTgggtgcaactgaaaacttgcaaacaatataaaaacaatgacaaactaattctttagtgtcattctacagttcctgagttatgttaacttgtaccactgatcctttgacgtcatcaaagctgtgccagcttgttcacaatgtctgcgcagtttgctgtgggcatttacagaggtcacaaatatcttattcatgacatttgtctgttgaatgtagcctgcacagcttaacaggttgcttgtcgttctagtgtctattataatctgttttgaatatctttactttgttcaaaggcacttatgacgaggcaaagaggagggccaagaaggcAGAATGCGAGTCGGCTGTGGACAcacggagctgtcgggtaattgcttgtgttttttgtttttttatgctcatgcttatgtgaaagCGGAAGGCAAACTCggagcagggttacatttacagagcagtcgctctgttaactgggctgaccaggaagctagcaggtgacagcatcaggctaaagtggcaagtcgaagtgccTGCAACAAAGGTTACCAGGATACCGTTCAGTCACTTCTAGATTAATATAATCTTGTGTTGACATGTGCTTGCCTCTTGCATAGCTCTCTATCTGTCCCCCAAAAATGGTGGTGTATGGTTGAGTATATTGGACCAAAATGTTCTTTCTTTTACTGGAGAACTTTTTTTAAGGTAGctgcattcttttcttttttttaaatatccaTGCTAGTTAAACAGTCCACTTTTTCTTTTATGACTATACCTTTGccttgaaaatttctgaattGTTGATTTAGAATATAGTTGCTCAAAAATAAATGTACATGCATAAACATTCTATTTAGGCATTGAAGCTGGCTATGATGAAGAGGGGCGTGCTGCTTCACCTCGACTGGACCTGCCTGCACCCCGTGAGCTTTCCATAAAATAACCATTCAGTGTGTTTAACTGCCCAGCTCTGGTCTTTTTAGGATTCTCGAACCTAATGCGGTCACCATTAGGGTCGAACACGTGTGCGATGACCAGTCAAGTTTGAATTAATTTTAGGATTGGTATAATAAAAGTTAATCCCATAGAAATCTATAGGCTTCAACCTTTGAATGGAATCGAATATGCTGGAGTCAGCTTAGGAAGTAGGCTGTGGTAGCACTTTTATTTTGCATGTGGCTGGAAAGCTTGTCAATGCGTTGCTGTACAGATCAATATGCACAAATCGGCATTTGTTTTGGCCTATCTGAGCAATGAATTTCTAAAAGCAGATGGCACTGAAAAATAAACCGAGACATTCTTGCTATTGGTGCATTAAAGCAGCACTGAACCACCCCTTGATCTTGGCAAGCAAACACATTCTACATGTAGCGGGAGTAGCTAAGAAGCAGTCTTAAAGATAGCTTTCCAGAGGGCTGCTCCTCACCATTTTTAAAATGCTGGCTAGCTTCCAGTAGGCATTATGTGGTCAATTCTTGTGACAAATTACTTGTGTTTATACCCTGTCAGATTTATTAGAGAGAATTAGCAAGTGGGTAATCGACAATTGCCAATGCATCGCCACTCCTTTATCATTCTTAAAAGTTTTGTCTGATTCCCATCTTGAAAAGTTACCATAAGTTTCCTTCGAAAAAATAAAGGTGAGGTGTGATAGGCCTGTCATTGCTACTGGCACTGCCCCGGCTTAAGAGAACCAATGAGTTGAGGGGTAATAGGGAAAGtaaatattatgctccgaatgcctTCGTTTATGAGgccttttcaaacatttttaaaaaattgtattCCTTGGAAAAACGGTGCACTCAACAGCAGAATGCGTTTCTCAAATCTTGGAAAAGGGCTCTGCAGGGCCCCTATAAAAGTAATTATCAAAGAGGCTATGTGCTAGAACTCTTCCAGGAAGGCAAGTTCAAGTTTGAAATGTTCGCAAGAAGTTTAGAGAGTTTCTACGATCTGAAGAATGGCCCATCGTATGCTGAGCTTTGATCCTTAGTCACACGCAAGTTTGGAAGGTGAATTTAATAGTGTGTTTTAGAAGGAGCATCCCCCAAAACACAAACTCCTTGGTACGCCTTTTGGGTTCTATTGTACATTGGGTTGACAGCCTACCCTAACTGAGTCCCCTGTTTTTATAAGTCCCTGGTCTCTACCACCAGATCACTGTACAGAACTTAGAGGCTTAGAAGTTCTCAAGTAACTTTCCTTTAATATCTCACCATATTATGTGTAATGCCATTTCTAGAGTAGCTAgaatagaacggtgcgacttatgtacgtttttttgtttttccgtgAAAACTGCCGTCGAAAAcgcattcgatgttatggccatgcgatgcgcgctggttgacttaattgctgcgtgttctgtgcgcgctatcaaGGTGCCAagttctcgtgatcgagttcccgagcaccgtgcgatgaggacggagcagcaacgcaagcggcggcaggtcgACCGTGAGTCGGCTGATCCCGAAtttgtcgcatctgcagatcgctgtcgaGATACAGCGCGCGCTGCTGTGCAAACTGCCCAGTTGCTACCAGCGTACAaaccgccttcccgctttcctcccttgtgcgcgattcggctcaccgtcggacgctttcactcgcacatacagagtatGGTGCAcgaggacgatgttatcgccctttatcgcccttggactttatacggaacatcgcggcaaccacgacggcagaaatgcgcctggagcggaAATATATGGTACCcttactacagtgaactagaagcacccttacgcttgcgcgtgacccacgtTCACGGAAAGAAACGTGAcgatttttttaaatcgcttaccgaacgaagaggtgcgtcttatacaccgggtGTGACTTATTTacgttttttttctggaaaagctgccggtttgaggggGTGAAtgttatacaaaggtgcgacttatagaccgcaAAATACGGTACTCCCCATTAGACAGAATacctctccttctattgctggaagcacccttgaaagtctttaaatacctatgaatttttgtcaccgagacctgtacaagTCCTGATACTTTACATTTACCAGTGTGCTCTGAAACAgccaaatatgccataaatgtaccatttctgctgtgaagtaaatatttttgtgtttcagcggtgctgctgcgggtgcagctggaggtgtggcagcagaacagggacgtcctGCATGAGCTGCAGCAGCTGAGGAATGAGGTACTGCATGAGGCATGagcctgccttgtcgacggtgcctccagttcttcctcggctacctgccgacagTATTGACGAATTAGgggcagccgtgcgggatgagaCTGTGGCTGCCCCCTTGGTTTGTACTGccgttttatttttaattataaggctatgtaacatgtggaagttctgtgctgtttcatgaaacatgctgtgggttctatgtgaaggaactttgcatagCACACACTAAAGAGTTCTTGGAAATAATTTCTTacctgctgtatagtttctaatgacatatttggactggaccttagttaCATAAAcctgcatctaaatctaagcgtacactagtgttcttgcaacgaggcctcatcgaaatgtgaccatgACTGCCAGAATCAAATGTTTGACCTccagctcagcaccgcaacgccataggcactgagctaccacagtggcttgctgaatcggtgatttccagcagctctccgtagagatacattcatgaagcaggagtaagTCGTTAAGTTCATAAACATGcattgctgatataaaatgcaaactgtggcagctttctatagaaggacacaatgcagagcacttgtgaataaattctttttgttggacgagttggcacttcgtgaatgataaatagcagtgcaaacaagtgggacacagtacaggaaaaggggtgcaataatgttctgtatatactgtatttacctcattttaatctacagttttgttttctaaataatagagtttgaaaattgcattgcaatTGGATATGTTATGAAAACCACATTTGCCGCATGTCTggtgtacctgttgtcgaattgcctcattgcactaacattttttttcttgtgctacaagctcatgaaacaaactcctaaactatcTAGTTTCATGCAttggttcaaagcattttctagagcactagcaattactataagaatgtaaacccacatactctgtggcccctgttacttttattgcactactctgatttttctgtgctttgctTTATCTGCTACTATGCTACATAtatgtaagagaatttatgcccttcagattgaataagtgaaataccatatttacttgtgtaatggacgtgctcgcataatgaacgcacccccaactttcgtcgtcaaaatttcaaTTTCTATTTCTCCCGCGTAgtaaacgcaccctgaacttgctgccgtgaagtaggagagacacagtacgattcggcgtccgatatggcatttggtgggtacgattgtatcggacgccgATTTGtacgtgtctcctacttttattacggtagcaatcatatggacactccaggtgcatttttgaagtcggcgccaacgaTTGCGGCTCTATCCCGCGTtcgagggaagaaagcgggtaggaaacgcgccgtatttcgtcgtgtgcatggcgccgctgggaggggagggaggcggcacagcaactgcacattgcacggccgcgcgcgccttatcttgaaaacgatctgcgtcggaggctgagtctaggtgcgacggcggcttatacttTTGTGCGTACTCCGTTattgccgctcagtttgcgttgaagcgatacacggcatgaaggtcacttcactcgctgttGCTGAAGCGtttcctcacaccagcatttcgacagggattgtccgcggtcatcgagtgtgattggttcatgtttgcctgtgcgcgctgacaccatgctggttaaattactttggaagtttatacgggcgatagaactactatccttgctttgtttgtatagctctctgcgcatttgctatcgcaatcgatggtttgcctttcggacgaaactgcggctttctttagaggtggccgcggaaaaacaaatcgttcaaaattttaccctgcataataaacgcaccccccccccccaactttgcgcataatttcaaggaaagaaaagtgcattcattatgcgagtaagtacggtattgtaatgggggtACCCCATTTTCCATGTCTAAATGACAAGGTTTGGGAAAGTCAGTCAAATTGTGAgcagctcgaaccattgcattgaacattcatggcaaaaacagatgctggccatagagagaacacggtccccgtgaaggggaaatagcattgttttatattttttcaccttggttgccatctgttttgttttttgacatgcTTTTTCCCACCCAGTTTAAACCTACAATAAACgtaatgcagaccaaaatagtgttgttgaaggggttatatgttctgccttccgcatgaagccttgttcactgacatagtggttggccatatgcctgttgtagctaaatgaaatcaatactagtcagtgaacaaggcttcagtgtagaagccgaaacatcctttcgacaagcaagtcgaagcaagtgtcaaaccttcccatgtcttacgtggttgccttctgtgccatgatgCTATGAGAGGGAGAATgctaaacgaaacctggctgtagaaaaacttgTATAAATTaggtatttagtgcactctggggtttgccagtatatttctggggttttaaagTCCGGCACCTTtacgtaaagggacagacaactgctcagaacatgaattgagaaaaccgcttgtgGAAAAACGACCTGtcctactggttaaaataagccatgtttttctcattaaatgtggATTTACATTTTTATTAATTTcccaaaagttgcgaaaaatgacccttggcgccccacatggcaaaaacatgcagatgcataagtggcccgaagaggagggaaaactggaacttggtattgattcagggtaaataaggaacagcgcactgaaaacgtagacgaagggagacttcacacaccacaagtgctgactttcaactggaaaacttattgaatgaacgaaTTTATGAACACTGGAACTGtgcatgcactcgtggttagatcaggtgatactaaacaataatgaatttaagaaaataaaaaccaccacactgctcggctgtcaacgatttgcgtggtctaaaaaggaaatttatctttcttggaagactattttaggctgactaatgcaacctggtcctgctttctgtattctataggcctcgcaaatttcatgtgTCAATTGGTCTATGTAGCGAAAGAGAATCTCGgtccgagagaattctgcagtgcgcCCGAAATTCCAAATGCGAGgtgcaaacagtgcattttggtgctccctgaggcgcacgtttacacaccgccctgattttcccacgtacactcggccacaggtgagggggatgctgtagacgattgcagtggcgcaaggcacacgcatatcagtgtgccttacagggcaggcATTCTTGttttgcatttgcacctttctccctccacacattttgtaactgctgcgcagatgctacccactttctttctggctgaaaaaaaacaacaaatctatgccatgccacgattcccccccccccctttttttgtttcaacctgtgcgaacgctagtggccatagcatgcttcaattcttgcacgagctttccacaagacagcatgctattggtgtcttgtggaaagcttgtgcgaagagtaaagtttggagagtaaagatgcggcaccaagaagcaagccgttagccatacatccactagcgttcgcacaggttgaagggCATGGCAGgcatcgtggcatggcatagatttgttttgttcttttcagccagaaaggAGGTAgtgtctgccctgtaaggcacactaacatgtTTGTGCCTTGCACCACTGCAATCGcgtacagcatccccctcacctgtggcctagtgtacgtgggacaatcggggCGGTGTGTAAATgtgcgcctcagggagcaccaaaatgcactgtttgtgcctcgcatttcgcaatgcattgcgatgactgcgggtgcactgcagaattctctcggaccaagattctttttcgccacagaccaattgacgcatgaaatttgtgaggcctatagaatacaaaaagcaggaccaggttgcattagtcagcctgcaatagtcttccaagaagaaattttctttttagaccacgcaaatcgttgacagtggagcagcgcgatggtttttatttttgttaattcattattgtttagtatcacctgatcttaccacgagtgcatgtcataaattgttcactgccttccaggtgcatgtgcagttcaactgttcatcaactcgttcattcaataagctTACCAGTTGAATGTCCACACTTGtggtgtgtctacgtctccctacgttttcaggacactgttccttatttaccatgaataagaggcctatcacatggctttttattattgtatgggattcatggtattcttattagtattgaaatgcactCCATATTTTCTGGTATTTTTTGCCGTaaaatatgctgataagccttcgtttgtagtgaaagtggcactgcctttgtttttgatgagttggcttggtaagtctatcgacagaataatgataacggaggccaggcagccatgatgtggGTGTGTATTTTGGgaaaaaacgctgtacaaatgtaagaaggtctgtacgacaatgcaaacttattgtaccagctttgtATTTTCAGAAGTTGTTCAAAGggccaaaatgtaggcagttaactgcagttgcactcactcctgtgaaatcagaatgataggctgctttcacaatttgcgaagctgcaggtgcaaacattgctgagggttagcTTTTGGTTACCATAAAACTAGGTCgttaaaaactggttgtcagtccctttaatgcaaaatgtgaaggtctgaaaatatgtcggtatgcctttaagctgttttgtgccacacgtatgtACATCTGactttcctgcactctaatgtcacatcccTTAATTATGCATTCGGAATTTGCATGGAAGTAGAATTGGTGCACTTACAAATGACAGTGAAAGCTTGGAGAAGTAattactatgaaacatagttactgtgctaagggttatgaaacacaaacatgaaatgcacagaacagacaagacctgatgcacttcgtgtttgtgtttcttccagtaacgcttaggtgttgtggagcacatttacaatgaaagtgcattgcgtcacaaacccCTTCCAGCATAAATGTCTTGCTTagcactcagctaaaaattcacttcacttggcaataaattatattctggtagtattgggtagatttttcaacttgaaaacattgccacatacaaCGCTCATTTCCAaatctctggcaatttttgtcttttgcagcgcaagcacctcctgcaaataggagggaagtcgctgcgcgaggtggcatcgaattccatgaaggctgtaatggcacaccccgtccaagtgctttacagccttcatagcaggaaggggaagagggcattcatcaatttgaagttatgccggatagtcacaggtaaagcttccttagtcatccttttgcatcGTTGAAGTATTTTGTatacagccgaactcctctacagcgaaatggcttgcataacaagagaTTGTACTTGCCAAAATCCTGTCTTTCATATgaattgtcaacttctacaacAATGAAATTTGGGCGTCcctattggctgatttcattttttactaggAAAGCCACGTACTCAgccaccactgcccttgcagaaattgcgaaagtgtgctctgcactagcaccaatggcagcttaggttaattgcttgacgagcatgccgatgaattgcatcacaccaggcagcttacacgtttagcatcagcgggtgagacagttgaatgTGTCTCCgttagtaaagacatggtgtgatcatcactgatgatgttaacgctatgttagggtggaaaaacaggaatgtcaacgaaggcaacagggatgaagatcctgtaaatggatcaagaattttcatggcggggaagGTGATAGCAGCATTTAATTATCCACAGCAatactttgcgtatcctgcatttcgccgctgagcatgctgtgaacctcgattcaataaggttggctgcggttgcaaattctgtcagataaactgtgtgctaaagacttcGCAACTTATTTCACCAAGTCTCTTGAGTCcatgttaaggttttcttttgttgaatgtgtttgcctgctctattgtgggtgatctttacggtgTATGTTGTATggactaattgtggtctttgtatggttgtgtgcagatgtcatctgtgcgaaaggggAGGGCCGACCTGACAGAAGCACAGGACTGCATTAagaggtggttgccagggtctgtggacaggggtggtggcaggaagaggcgtttcgcagaaacgttttaagcagagcagcccgatgatccctcccttcggggcaggaatcattgccggcccactgctgccctctccctgcccctcCCTAGCCCTCAGGTCCCTGGCCATTCCACCGTCGGCgcctcctgtccggctgctgccGCCCTTGCTCCTGCAGTCCCTGCcgcccctgcccctcctcctgctactgcccctggagctgagcacccctactgatgcctgcatcagttcaagaacTGTATTGTAAATAGTATTCTAAATAAATTATAATTTTGTTTATGCTTTAcgtgtgtctgcaggaagtttccttcccgcacttatttcTATCACGTTTCcttcgctactaattgtatagacagtaagctagcatacaagcaacagaatggctgagtacaggctatgcttcAAGCACAttggatattctggaaacgcgttggatacaaaatggctgagcactggatattctggaaacgcgttggatacaaaatggctgagcactggatattctggaaacgcgttggatacaagatggctgagcactggatattctggaaacgcgttggatacaagaTGGCTGAGaactggatattctggaaacgcgttggatacaaaatggctgagcactggatattctggaaacgcgttcgatacaaaatggctgagcactggatattctggaaacgcgttggatacagaatggctgagcactggatattctggaaacgcgttggatacgaaatggctgaacactggctctatgctcgaactacattggatcctacaatggcaaactgtacggcaaatcttggctcgaacagtggatggaccttggatcgggttgcactttgccatgatgccaggattgggccaaacttcgtaccaatttctgcgagcattggaccatgcttggcccagtgctgtcgtGCTGCCTGGGTAACCATGTCCACTCTATTCTGCAGCAAAAAGAAATATCTGGCAGTCGCACATGAATCACCACTAGGCTAAATTTCAACAATGTGAGCTTGCCCGAAAGCGGGCTGCTTGCACCATGTCGCACGAAGAAAGTGCGTCGATTCAGCATGATGCGAGTCACACCGCAGGCATACCCACTGGTGTAGCACTCTTCCTGGTGTTCTTTTAAAGGTGCATTCAGGGTCACTTGGCGTTGTGATGTCAGCGATTGAAGGGCGAGAGGTGGAGGAGCTGCGGTGTTCTTGGGATGACAGGCATCGCGGATATGGCCTTCTCCACACCGAATGAAAAACTTGTGTAGCAAATATTTTGAACTAGGTTAGGTATGTATATGCTGCAGCAACAATCCggagaccattcagcacatcctaatgaaatgcgaagggaTACACCTAGGGAAACCCGTAAGTAACCTAGGCCTTCCTGAAGCGCTCGAATATAAAGGTCACGGAGGCATCAACCACTCCGAAGTtcagataagcaagagacgcttAGGGTATCGGTGGAAAGAAAGCAGAGAAGGCCCTCATACGGGCGGAGCTGTTACAGgcatatgcagcagcaccagctaGATAAAGGTGTTTTAAAGGGGAACAAATGAGGCGATGTCTCCAACAATcatagaatgaaaaacatgcatAGCAAATATTTTGAACTAGGTGAGGCATGTCTATGCTACAGCTAAAATCCGGACGCCATTCAGCTCATTTtgatggaatgcgaagggattcagtTCATCTAATCAGGCTTGTAATAACGTACATATTCGAGAAGCGGTGGGaattaaagtggatggaagcataaACGGGTCTGCAGTCCAGATAAGCAAGATACACTTAGGGTATTGGTgtaaataaaaaagtcacaggcctgcgcggcacacgcaacacagtcacagtgtaagctggtcgagcggcgcaagagtagctccaacttTGGCACCAAgtacaacaaggtcttcgcggcaaagtctcttcgcctcgattttACCGAGAACTATCCGAACTGTCCGGTGGGCGTCGATGgggagctgcggcttgtaatgctctctgcacagcagtctgctgagcccgatggtGCCTGGtggtagccgcgcacgtagctctacgattgacttcttcagcagcggttcgtaccttgcgaggagacgccataacctGTAGCGAAGAGGTACCCggaatacgt
This region of Dermacentor silvarum isolate Dsil-2018 chromosome 5, BIME_Dsil_1.4, whole genome shotgun sequence genomic DNA includes:
- the LOC125945931 gene encoding uncharacterized protein LOC125945931, translating into MRYCMRHEPALSTVPPVLPRLPADSIDELGAAVRDETVAAPLRKHLLQIGGKSLREVASNSMKAVMAHPVQVLYSLHSRKGKRAFINLKLCRIVTDVICAKGEGRPDRSTGLH